One genomic region from Longimicrobiales bacterium encodes:
- the tilS gene encoding tRNA lysidine(34) synthetase TilS, translating into AAWEVTLVEGVAEVVPVGETGARTMRWAFLRNAARATGADVIVTAHHADDQAETVLHRIIRGTGLAGLAGIAPERTVRIGGRRVRILRPLLAVRRDALRAYCRRHRVRWREDPTNVLAMTPRNAIRLRLLPALEAAAPGATERLVRVAALARQAEHAWHAALADVRAAVVRDRSRSRIVLARQALLDYDPQVRRRVLRQQLRRFGPVPGRAATEAADAFIRSAASGKAMTLTGGLRLERDRDRIIVRRTRQPPTDRPLTIAAPAAGSGVARIGGRRVAARWAPGRVPGGADTLDVDPTTIVFPLMLRRWQPGDRIRLHYGSKKLKKLFLERGLGRFERGRTPVLADATGRVLWVPGIARAHDVGPVEGAPGFHIAVSE; encoded by the coding sequence GCCGCATGGGAGGTCACCCTGGTCGAGGGGGTCGCCGAAGTCGTTCCGGTCGGGGAAACCGGCGCCCGCACCATGCGCTGGGCATTCCTGCGCAACGCCGCGCGCGCGACCGGCGCGGATGTCATCGTGACGGCACACCACGCGGATGACCAGGCCGAAACCGTGCTGCACCGGATCATCCGCGGTACTGGACTCGCCGGACTCGCGGGCATTGCGCCGGAGCGGACCGTGCGCATCGGCGGGCGGCGCGTCCGCATCCTCCGGCCCCTGCTCGCGGTCCGCCGGGACGCGTTGCGTGCATACTGCCGCCGCCATCGCGTGCGCTGGCGCGAGGATCCGACCAACGTGCTGGCCATGACTCCGCGCAACGCGATCCGGCTCCGACTGCTGCCTGCGCTGGAAGCCGCGGCCCCGGGTGCGACCGAGCGCCTGGTGCGCGTCGCGGCCCTCGCGCGGCAGGCGGAGCACGCCTGGCACGCGGCGCTCGCAGACGTGCGGGCGGCCGTCGTCAGAGACCGCTCCCGGAGCCGGATCGTGCTTGCCAGACAAGCACTTCTCGACTATGATCCGCAGGTTCGCAGACGTGTGCTGCGACAGCAGTTGCGTCGCTTCGGCCCCGTCCCCGGACGGGCCGCGACGGAGGCGGCCGATGCGTTCATCCGCTCCGCCGCGAGCGGCAAGGCCATGACGCTGACCGGCGGACTTCGCCTCGAGCGCGACCGCGACCGCATCATCGTCCGGCGCACGAGGCAGCCGCCGACCGACCGGCCGCTGACGATCGCGGCGCCGGCAGCGGGGAGCGGTGTCGCGCGGATCGGAGGGCGGCGCGTCGCGGCACGATGGGCGCCGGGCCGAGTGCCGGGCGGGGCCGACACGCTCGACGTCGATCCCACCACCATTGTCTTTCCTCTGATGCTGCGTCGCTGGCAACCGGGCGATCGGATCCGCCTGCACTATGGCAGCAAGAAGTTGAAGAAACTGTTCCTGGAGCGCGGCCTCGGCCGATTCGAACGCGGGCGCACACCGGTGCTCGCGGACGCGACCGGACGGGTGTTGTGGGTGCCGGGGATTGCGCGCGCACACGATGTCGGACCCGTCGAGGGTGCGCCGGGGTTTCATATTGCGGTGAGTGAATGA